The region GGCCAACATGGTGTTGACGAAGTTCGGGCCGCCGACGCCGAACAGCCACGCGGTGCGGGCGATCGCGTGGTTGTCGTTGTGGCCGATCACGGCGACCTCGCCCGCGAGCTTCGTGCGCCCGTAGGCGCCGAGCGGGCCGGTCGGGTCGCTCTCGACGTACGGGCGCCCGCGCAGGGTGCCGTCGAACACGTAGTCGGTCGAGACCGCGACGATCCGCGCGCCGACCGTGGCGGCGCCCGCCGCGACGTTGGCCGACGCGTCGGCGTTGACGCGCAGCGCGGCGTCCTCGTCGTCCTCGGCCTTGTCGACCGCCGTGTAGGCCGCGCAGTGGATGACCGCGTCGGGCGACTCGCCGGCGATCAGGTCGATCGCGACCTCGGCGTCGGTGAGGTCGCCGTCGGGCAGGTCGACGCCGACGGCGTCCCACCCGCGCGCGCGGGCATCTTCGACGACCCGGTGGCCGAGCATCCCGGCCGCGCCTGTCACCAGGATCCGCAAGGCCTACAGGATCCCGATGTCGGAGTTGTCGCCCACCATGAACCTGTAGGCCTTGGGCTGCCCGACGCTGCGCGCGATGTGCACGTTGCGCCCCAGCAGCGACGCCTCCATGCGCCCGTCCAGGCCGCGCACGGACGAGCCCGCCAGCAGGATCGAGTGCTCGACCTCGGCGCGCTCGACCGCGCAGTCCTCGCCGATCGCGGTGTACGGCCCGATGTAGCAGTCGGTCAGCGTCGCGCCCTTGCCGATGATCGCCGGGCCGCGGACGGTGGCGCGCGTCAGCGTCGCGCCCCCCTCGATGACCACGCGGCCCTCGACCGCCGACTCGGAGTCCAGGGAGCCTTCGACCCGCGACTCCATGCGGTCGAGGATCAGGCGGTTGGCCTCCAACATGTCGTCCAACCGGCCGGTGTCCTTCCACCAGCCCTGGACGATGTGGGGCTCCACGCGCTTGTCGTTGTCCACCAGGTACTGGATCGCGTCGGTGATCTCCAGCTCCCCGCGCGGGCTGGGCTCGATCGCCCGCGCCGCGTCGTGGATCAAGGGCATGAACATGTAGACGCCGACGAGCGCGAGGTTCGTCTTGGGCTCCGGCGGCTTCTCGGCCAGCGCGACGACGCGCTCGCCGTCCAGCTCGGCGACGCCGAAGTGCTCGGGGTCCGGGACCGGCGTCAGGAGGATCAGCGCGTCCGGCTCGCCCTGCTTGAACTTCGCGACGAGGTCGTCGATCCCGCCCTGCAGCAGGTTGTCGCCCAGGTACATGACGAACGGCGAGTCGCCCAGGAACGGCTCGGCGGTCAGGACCGCGTGGGCCAGGCCCGCGGGCTCGTCCTGCAAGATGTAGGTGATCTTGACGCCGAACTGCGAGCCGTCGCCGGCGACCTCCTTGATCTCCTCACCGGTCTCGGGCGCGATGATGATCCCGATCTCGGAGATCCCGGCCTGGGCCATCGCGTCGATGCCGTAGAAGAGCACCGGCCGGTTGGCGACCGGCACGAGCTGCTTGGCGGAGGTGTGGGTGATCGGGCGCAGGCGCGTGCCCTTGCCCCCTGACAGGATCAGACCCTTGAGCGGCTTCATGAGTTAGTAGACGTTCCCCAGCTTGCGGTGGTCCCAGGTGGCGCGGCGGCGCTCGACGAACTCGAACCCCACGCGCTTAACGGCCTGGGAGCGGACCATGTTGCGGACGTCGTCGGAGACGTCGCCGGACGGGTCGCCGCCGTAGCGGCCGAAGATGTCGAGGCCGAGCTGCGTGACGAGGTCGGTGTCGCGGTGGATCGTCACCTCGGTCTCCAGCATCACCCCGCGGAGCAGGTGATACTGGTCGCGCCCTGCCTCGACCTGCACGGTCGCCCGCGGGTCGCGCTCGAGGTTCCTGGTCTTCTGGGACTTCGCGAACGTCCACGCCCACAGGCGCCCGTCGCGCACCACGTACCAGAGCGGCATCAGGTGCGGGAACCCGTTCGGGCCGAACGTGGCGCAGGTCATGACGCGCTCCTCGTCGAGGAACGCGAGGACCTCCGCGTCGTCCATCGTGATCTTGCTGCGACGGCTGCTCACCGGCGCAGGAGGCTAACGAGCCTGGCTCGTTCGGGCCTAGACGGTCGTATGGCGCTGGTGCCGCGCGGGGCGATCAGCGGACCGCGGGCAGCAGCTTGTCGACCGCTTCGCGGACCGCGGCGCGCGCCTCGGGCGGCGCGACGACGGCGGCGTCGCCGGCCTCGGCGAGCACTTCGCGCACGAGCCAGTCGGTGCCCTTGTAGGGCAGCTCGACGATCACGCTGCCGTCGGCCAGCTCCTGGGCGACGCGGCGCTGCTCGCGCGACCAGCGCGCGCGGTCCGGGGAGATCCAGACGCGCGCGACGCGCGACGCCTCGACCTCGCCGGTGCGGGGCCAGCCATCGACGTCGGCGGCCGGGTCGACCTCGGGGCGCGGCGTGAAGGTCTGGTCGAGGATCTCGGCGGTCTTGACGCGGTCCAGCCGGAAGTGGCGGACGTCCTCGCGCTCGGGGTCGAACGACGCGACGTACCAGCCCTCGCGGCCATTGATCAAGGCGTAGGGCTCGATCTCGCGGGTGCTGAAGACGTCCTCGTTGGCCTTGTAGTACTCCAGGCGCACGAGCTTGGACTCCGCGATCGCGTTGGAGACGACGCGGGCGATCTTCGAGTCGTCGCCGGTGCCGGAGGCGACCTGCAGGCCCTGCTCCATCGGGTCGGAGCCGAGCGCGGCGACGATCTTGTCGCGCGCCGAGTTCAGCGCGCCCTCGGGGAGGTGGTCGCCGATCAGGTCGATCGCGGCGATCAGCGCCTTGGCCTCGACCGGCAGCAGGCGCGCCGGGCGGGCGAAGTTGTCGCTGTAGGGCTCGGGGTCGACCTCGATCATGCCGTCGTCGCGGATCTCGGCGTAGAGGACGTAGGAGCCGCCGCCGAAGTTGACGACGTTCAGGACGTTGACGTCCTCGCGCAGCTCCGCCTCGGAGACCTGGAGCGCGTCGATGACGGTGTGCAGCGCGAGCAGCTCGTTGGCGCGGCCGGCCTGGATCAGGATCGACGCGAGCGTGACGAGGCGCGCGAAGCGCTCCGGGCGGATCGCGGTCTCGCGCTTGGGCGAGGCGATGACGTCCTCCGCGGCCTCGGCGGTCTCCGACGGCGGGACGACGGCTGCGAGGTTCTCGAGTGTGTCGCCGGCGTGGAGGTCGTGGAGGCGCTCGACGCGCTGGTTGACCTCGGCGACGAGCTCGTCCGGGCCGAGGATCCGGGCGCGCTCGCCGAAGCGCAGCGCCCAGGCGGCGAGCTGACGGACGCTCGCGTAGTAGGTCGAGAAGATGATGGCGTCGGTGCCGTCGTCGGCGGGGCGGACGTCGCCGTAGCGGCCGAAGTGGCGCTCGACCTGCCACGCGATCCGGTCCGAGATGTAGATCTCGGCCTGGCCGAGCGGGTCGCCGAACTGCCAGTCGGCGCGCAGCGCGTAGGCGCGCGGGTCGAAGTCGGTGGGGCGCTTGAAGTCGTGCTCGGCCTTGGTCGCGTAGGCGACCTTGCCGCGGATGCGGGAGAGGCGGAAGACGCGGATCGCGTCGCGCTCGTGGGAGCGGCCGAGGAGGTAGAACTGGCCGGCCTGGAAGAGCAGGTGGTACGGGTCGACCTTGCGCGCCTCGACCGCGTCGCGCTCCATCGTGTAGTAGTCGAAGGTGATGGTCTTGTTGCGGAAGATCGCGGTCTCGATCTTCGCCAGGCGCTGGGAGAGGTCGTGGCCGCCGGCGGATGCCGTGACGCCGAGGGCGATCGAGCCCTGGTCGGGCGCGTTGAGCGGCGACGGGCGGCCCCACGAGATCTGCTGGAGCGCGAGCCGCAGCGGCTCGGCGTAGGCGAACTCGCCGTCCAGGAGCTGGAGCGCGAACTGCAGCGACGCGAGCTCGTCGTCGGTGAACGCGATGGCGGGGAGGTGGAAGTTCTCCGGGCGGAGGCTGTAGTTCTCCTGCTCGGCGACGCCGTCGGCCGGCTTCTCGACCGTCAGCTGGATGCCGAGCGACTCCAGCTCGGCGCGGTCGGCGTAGAAGCGGCGCGCGAACGCGTCCTCGTTCATCCCCGAGTAGCCCTCGACGTCACGCCGGATCTCCAGCGCGGTGACGGGGCGCCGCTCCGCCATCAGGTACGAGATGAGCGAAAGCTGGCGGATCAGCTTCTCGGTGTCCTTCGCCATGTAAGCGACGACGATACGGCCCCGGGGAGCGCTGCGGGCCGTTCGTTGCAGAACTCCGCGCGCTCTTTCCGGAGATTCGGCACAGTCGCAACAGTTGCCGTGCACACGTGTCGTACGGTCGAAGAGGTGTCATACGAAGGGGACGCCGTGTACGGTTCGGCCGACATGACCAAGCTCGTCATCGTTGATGACCACGAGGCCCTGCGCGAAGGGCTGGTCGCCCTGCTGCAGCACGGCGGGTTGGAAGTGGTGGGCGCGGCGGGCAACGTGGCGGCCGGGGTGGATCTCGTCGAGCACGCCGAGCCGGACGTCGCGATCGTCGACATCCAGCTTCCGGACGGGTCCGGGATCGACCTCACGCGTGAGCTGCTGGTGCGGCGCCCGGAGCTGGGCGTGATCCTCTACACGGGCGACAGCGACGCCGAGCTGCTGTACGACGGGCTCGATTCCGGCGCCCGCGGTTACGCGCTGAAGGCCGGCTCGATGGACGAGCTGATGGCCGCGATCGAGCGCGTCGCCAACGGCGGGTCCTACGTCGATCCGCGGCTGGATCGCATCCTGCTGTCGCCGCGCGCCACGGCGCACGTGCCGCAGCTGTCGCCGCGCGAGCGCGAGATCATGCACTTGATGGCCGAGGGCATGACCGCCGAGGCGATCGGCGACAAGATCAGCGTGTCGGTCGAGACGGTCCGGACCCATGTCCGCAACGTGATCCGCAAGCTGCAGGCCCGCAACCGGGTGCACGCGATCGCGATCGCACTGGAGCGCGGCGAGATCGCCCTCGACTCCTCCCGCGACGACCGATGACGGCGGGCACGGGCCAGGACTGGCCCTCCGACCCCCACGAGCGCCTGGCGCGCCTGGTCCACGACCTCCGCACGCCGCTGACGATCGTGCAGGGCTTCGCGGAGCTGCTCGAACGCGGCGTGGCCTCACTGGACGACGAGAGGCGCTCCGAGTACCTCGGCCGCATCGCCGCCGCCGGCCGCGAGATGAAGGACATCCTCGACGAAGAGCGCGAAGACCGCCTCTCGTCGGAGCTGTAGCCGCGCGACGGTCGGCGCGCGGACAAGCGCGAGCGCGCCTAGTTCCGAGCCCGAGCCCTATGCCGCGGAGCGGCGATCGTGCGCGGTGATGGGTGCGGCTGAAGCGCCGGAGGTGCCGAAGTAGGCGCCGCCGCCGATCGCTCGGTCGAAGGAGGACCAGACGGTGCCGGGGGCCAGCGAGCGCTCGAGGCGGTCGAAGGAGCCGAGGCGGCCGCCGAGGTTGTCGATCATGTGCACCAACGTGGCCTCGCGGGTGCAGGGCACGACGGGCGAGCCGTGCTCGAGCGTCCCGTGGTGGCTCAAGATGATGTGCAACACCGACTGGGCGAGGTGGGGCGGGAAGCCCGGGAGGTCCTCGATGATCCGGCGCACGCGGTAGTAGCCGAGCGGGATCTCGCCCTGGAGGCGGCCGTCGTCGGTCATGTCGATCGGCGCGTCGCAGGTGTAGGCCTCCAACTTGCCGATGTCGTGCAGCAGCGCGCCGGTGACCGCGATGTCGTGGTCGATCCCCGGGAACACCTGCGAGATCGCGTGGACCGCCTGGGCGACCGTGAGGCAGTGCTCCAGGAGCCCGTGCAGGTAGGCCTGGTGGTACTTCTTGGCCGCCGGCGCGATGCGGTAGAGCGCCCACGTCTCGGAGCCCTCACCGAAGAAGGTGTCCAACAGCCGGAGCAGGTTGGCGTCCTGGATCGTGCCGAGCACCTCGCGGAACTCGGCCTCCATCTGGTCGACCTCGCGCGGCGGGCCGTCCTGCAGGTCGTTGGGGTCGAACGTGCCGTCGACCGCGGGCCTGAGCGCCAGGATCGCGAGCTGCGCGCCCCAGCGCTGGTGGACCTCGAAGCGCCCGACGACGTGCACCGGCGACCCCGCGCGGCAGAGCTCCAGCGCCTGCGGGACGTCCTCCCAGACCATCGCCTGGAGCCCGCCCGTGCGGTCGCCGAGGACCAACTTGAGGTACTCGCTCCCATCGTTGCGCGGACGCCGCGCGGCCTCGCGGACCAGGAGCACCTGGTCGAGTTCGGAGCCGTGCTGGAGGTCGCGAACGAGCACGGCGGCAAGGTGACACGACGGGCGGACGGACTGTGCCGGTCTGCACGAAGTTGTTGCGAAGTCGTCACATATTGTGGAACAATCGGGGCGTGGCTCGACTGCAAGTCCTCCTCGCCGCGCTCTGCTTCGGGACCACCGGAACCGCGCAAGCACTCGGACCGGACGGCACCTCCGCGATGACCGTCGGCGCCGTCCGCATCGCGATCGGCGCCCTCCTGCTGCTCGCCGTCCAGGCAGTCGCCACCCGCCGCCGGGAAGGGCAGAGGCTCGCGGTGGCGAGCGGCGCGCGGTGGCCGCTCGCGCCCGTCGTTGTTGGTGCGGTCGGGGTCGCGGGCTACCAGCTGTGCTTCTTCGCGGCCGTCAAGGACACGGGCGTCGCGGTCGGGACCGTGGTCGCGTTGGGGTCGGCGCCGGCGCTCGCGGGGCTTGGCGGCTGGGCAACCGATCGGGTCGTCCCGCAGCGCGGCTGGTTCGTCGCGACCGCGCTCGCGTGCGTTGGCGTCGCGCTGCTCGCCCTCAGCGGCGGCGGCGGAGACGTGAGCGCCGTCGGCGTCCTGCTCGCGGTCGGCGCGGGCGCGAGCTACGCGGTCTTCACGCTCGCCTCGAAGCGGCTGCTCGACCAAGGACACCAAGTCGAAGGCGTCATGGCGACGCTCTTCGGCGGCGGCGCGATCCTGCTGAGCCCGGTCCTGCTCTTCGGCGACGTCGGGTGGCTCGCGACACCCGGCGGCGCGGCGATGGCGCTCTGGCTCGGCGCGGTCCCGACGGCCATCGCCTACATCTTGTTCGCCTCCGGCCTCCGCCATCTCGCCGCGAACGAGGTGGCCACGCTCACGCTCGCCGAGCCCGTGACCGCCGCGATCCTCGGCGCCGTGGTCCTGAGCGAGCGCCCCGGACCCGCCGCCATCGCCGGCATCGTCGTCGTCCTCAGCGGCCTCGCCGTCCTCGCCACGGCAACAACCACCCCAACAACTGCGCAAGAATGCCCGGCGTGAGCCCTCAGCCGGCCGCCGACCGCGTCGCCGCCCAGATCCGTGAGCGCATCCTCGACGGCCAGCTCGGCGCGGGCGCGCGCCTGGTCGAGGCCGACCTCGCCGAGCGCCACGCCGTCGCCCGCCACACCGTCCGCGCCGCGCTCAAGCAGCTCCAGACCGAGGGCCTCGTCGAGATCGTCCCCAACCGCGGCGCCCGCGTCGCCGGGATGGACACTGACGCGATCGTCGCCCTCTACGAGCTCCGGACCGCGCTGGAGACCGAAGCTGCCCACCTCGCGCTGGCCAAGAACGGCGACCGCCTGCCGCCGAGCGTCCACGAGGCCAACGAGGTCCTCACGCGCGCGTGCAGTCGCGCGCGACCCTCGTGGCCGACCGTCAGCCGAGCGCACGCCGACCTCCACACCGCGATCGTCCGCGCGGCCCGCTCGCCGCGCATCGAGGCCGTCCACGACCAGCTCACCGCGCAGACCCGGCTCTTCCTCCTGCTCGTCCGCCCGCACTACACCTTCGAGCGCCTGGCCCAGGAGCACACCGAGCTGATCGCCCAGCTGGAGCAGCACGGCCCGGACGTCCTGCGCCAGCACCTGCGCGCCTCCGCCGGTGCCCTGATCGACGGCGCGCTTGCGCACCCGCCCGCCGGGTAGTTGACTCGCGAACATGTCTGCTCCCCAGCAACACGACCAGCAGCCGGATCCCCACCGCTGGTGGACCCTCTTCGCCGTCTGCATCGCCACGTTCATGCTGCTCCTGGACGTGACGATCGTGAACGTCGCGCTCCCCGACATCCAGAAGGACCTGCACTCGTCCTTCGAGGACCTCCAGTGGGTCGTCGACGCCTACGCGCTGACGCTCGCCGCGTTCCTCCTGACCGCCGGCAGCCTCGCCGACCGCCTCGGCCGCAAGCGCGTCTTCATCATCGGCCTCGGCCTCTTCACGATCGCGTCGCTGCTCTGCGGGCTGAGCAAGTCGCCCACCGCCCTGAACCTCGCCCGCGCCCTGCAGGGCGTCGGCGGCGCCGCGATGTTCGCGACCTCGCTCGCGCTGCTGGCCTCCGCCTTCACCGGCAGGGAGCGCGGGACCGCGCTGGGCATCTGGGGCGCGACGACCGGCGCCGCCGTCGCCGTCGGCCCGCTCGTCGGCGGCGTCCTGACCGAGCACGTCTCCTGGCAGTCGATCTTCTACGTCAACCTCCCGGTCGGCATCGCCGCGATCGCGATCACGGTCCGGATGGTCCGGGAGTCCCGCTCGCCGAACCCGGACCCGATCGACTGGGGCGGCCTGGTCACCTTCTCCGCCGGCCTGTTCGCGCTCGTCTTCGCGCTCGTTCGCGGCAACGCCAAGGGCTGGGGCTCGACCCAGATCGTCGTGCTGCTGATCGGCGCCGTCGTCCTGCTGATCGCCTTCGTCGCGATCGAGGCGAAGACCAAGCGCCCCATGTTGGACCTGCACCTCTTCAAGGTCCCGACGTTCGTGGGCGCGTCCGTCGCCGCGTTCGCGCTGTCGGCGTCGATGTTCGCCATGTTCCTGTACTTGACGTTGTTCATGCAGAACATCCTCTCGTTCAGCCCGCTGGAGGCCGGCCTGCGCTTCCTGCCGATCACGGTGCTCAGCTTCTTCTTCGCCGCCCTCTCCGGGAACCTGACCAGTCGGGTCCCCGTACGACTTCTGCTGGGTGTAGGCCTTGGTCTCGCCGGCCTCGGGCTGCTGCTGATGACCGGCCTCGACGCGGACTCCAAGTGGACCGCGCTGCTGCCCGGCTTCCTGATCGGCGGCGCCGGGATCGGCCTGACCAACCCCGCGCTCGCGGCGACCGCCGTCGGCGTCGTCGACCCGCGCCGCGCGGGGATGGCGTCGGGCGTGAACTCCACGTTCCGCCAGGTCGGCATCTCGACCGGGATCGCGGGCCTCGGGGCGATCTTCCAGTCGACGATCGTCGGCAACGTCACCGACGAGCTGCCGCGCGGCGCGCACGCCCAGCTGCCGCCCGCCGAGGTGCTCGCGCAGGGCAGCGTCAGGGCCGTGCCGGCGCCGTTCCATGACGCGTTCGTCACCGGCTGGACCGCGTCGCTGAACGAGATCCTCATCATCGGCGGCGCGATCGCGCTCGTCGGCGCGGTGCTCGCGCTGGTGCTCGTCCGCAGCGGCGACTTCGTCGCCCAGGGCGCGCACGCGCCCGCCGGCGAGCAGCCGCAGCCGGAGCCCGCCGCGACCTGATGCGCGAGCCGCTGGTCGAGCACGACCTCGCGCTCGGCGGGGTCCGGACGCGCGCGCTGGAGCTGGAGGGCGACGGCCCGCCGGTCGTGCTCCTGCACGGCTTCGCCGACAGCGCCGACACGTGGCGCCGGTCGCTGGACCTGCTCGCGCGCCGCGGCCGCCGCGCGGTCGCCGTCGACCTCCCGGGCTACGGCCACGCCGACCCGCTGGAGCCCGCGGGCAGCGTGCTCGACCAGTACCGCGCGTTCGCGCGCGCGACCATCGCCTATGCCTACGACCAAGGCAATCGCGATGACAACGTCATCGTCGCCGGCAACTCGCTCGGCGGCGCGATCGCGCTGAAGGTCGCCGAGGACCCGGACCTCCCGCTGCGCGCGATCGTGCCGGTCGCGCCCGCCGGGCTCGACATGCCGCGGTGGTTCGGGATCATCGAGCGCGACCCGTTCGTCCGGGCGCTGCTCGCCGCGCCGCTCCCGCTCCCGGAGGTGCTCGTCCGGACCGTCGTCGGTGAGGCCTACCGAGCGCTCGCGTTCGCCAAGCCGCGCGCGGCGGCGGCCGAGGTCGTCTCGTCGTTCACGAACCACACGCGCACGCGCGAGGCGGTCGCCAACGTCCTCGCCAACGGGCGGCGGCTGCTGCCCGAGCTGCACGTCGAGGGCTTCGACCTCGACGCGATCGAGGTCCCGATCCTCCTGATCTGGGGCGACAAGGACCGGATGGTCGCCCACTCCGGGGCGCGCCACGTGATCGACGCGCAGCCCGAGACCGAGTACGTCCTGCTCGACGGCGTGGGGCATTGCCCACAGGTCGAAGACCCCGAGCGCTTCGTCGCAGCGCTGGAGGACTTCACGATGCGGCAGACTGCTGCGTCCACGTGATCCGGTCCCTGATCCCCACGCCCGACGAGGTCGCGCACGGCGCGGCCAACGCCTTCGACCTGCTCGTCCGCGGCGGCGTCGCCGACCTGCGCCGCACGCCCGCGGCGGTGATCGACGAGCAGCCGCAGGGCACGACCTACAAGTACCTCGTCGACGAGGACGCCGCGCGCCGCACGCGCCACCTGCCGGTGCTGCTGGTCCCGCCGCTGGCCGCGCCGCCGACGTGCTTCGACCTGCGCCGAGGTTGCTCGATGGCCGCGCACCTGCTGAGCCTCGGCCACGCGACCTACCTGGTGGACTACGGCTCGATCGCGTTCAGCGACCGCGACCTCGGCCTGGAGCACTGGGTCCAGGACGTGCTCCCGCGCGCGATCGAGCAGGTCAGCGCCGACAACGGCGGCCAGCCCGTGCAGATCGTCGGCTGGTGCCTCGGAGGCATCATGTCGTTGTTGGCGCTCGCCGCCCGCCCGGACCTCCCGGTCAACTCGATCGCTGCGGTCGCGTCACCGTTCGACTTCGCCGAGCTGCGGCTGTTCGCCCCGATCCGCGGCGTCGCGAACATCACCAACGGGTTCTTCGCCACCGCGCTGTACCGCGCGCTCGGCGGCGCGCCGGCGCCGCTGGTCCGGATCGGCTTCCAGCTCTCGACGCTCGACAAGTACCTCACCAAGCCGCTGGCGATCGCCACCAACCTCCACGACCGGGACTTCCTGGCGCAGATCGAGGCGGTCGACGACTTCATCGGCAACATGAACGCCTACCCCGGGCGGACGATGGGCCAGCTGTACCACACGTTCTTCCGGGTCAACGACCTCGCGGACGGCAGGCTGGAGCTCGGCGATCACGCGATCGACCTGGCCAACGTGCGCGTCCCGGTCCTGGCGATCGCGGGCGACACCGACGCGCTGGCGCCGCAGAAGGCGGTCCACCACGTCGGCACGCTGCTGACCGGCGCGCCCGACGTGCAGCTGAAGGCCGGCCCCGGCGGCCACCTCGGCATCCTGACCGGCCGCGCCGCGAGGCGTACGACGTGGCGCTGGATCGACGAGTTCTTCGCCGCGTCTGCGGAACGCTCGCCCAGGGGGCGAGGTTCCGGGCGCGAGCTCGCCCAGGGGCTCGCTCGCACGGTGGCGTAGGGCGCGGCATCGCGGCTCACGCCGCTGAAAGGAACGTTGCAAGCGCAACCGACCCGCGCTGAGCGGCGCTGAGCCCCGCTACCCTCGTCCGCCTCATGTCGCGTGCCCGTGCCCTGATCGTGCTTCCCGCTGCCCTGCTCGCAGCCGCCCTCCCGACCGCCGCCGGTGCGGCGTCGAAGGCCCCGAAGGACCCGACCAACGTGCCCGCCGGCGTGACGGCGGGCGGCGTCGACCTCTCCGGCCTGACGCTCGCCGACGCGCAGGCGCGGTTGGAGTCCGCGATCGGGACGAAGGTCGACGCGAAGCTGACGCTCGGCGCAGCCGGCAGGCCGTGGGTCCTGGATCCCGTCGCCGACGCGAAGCTGAAGTTCGACGCGCTGACCACCGCCAAGCGCGCGCTGCGCGCCAGGCAGCCCGGCGACGTCGGGTTGAAGCTGTCGCACTCCAAGCTCGCGGTCCGCGCGTGGGTCGCGTCGATCGCCCCGAAGGTCGCCAAGGCGCCGCGCAACGCGACGGTCAAGATCACGCTGACGCACATCTACCGCAAGCGTGCCGCGCACGGCCGCGCGCTGAACCAGAAGGACGTCGCGACGCAGATCGACGCCGCGCTGGACGACGGCACGAACGCGCCGCGCACGCTGCACACCAAGCTCGTCAGGACGTCGCCGCAGGTCAACGCCAACGACCTGGCCAAGTTGTACGGGAC is a window of Conexibacter woesei Iso977N DNA encoding:
- a CDS encoding L,D-transpeptidase family protein; translation: MSRARALIVLPAALLAAALPTAAGAASKAPKDPTNVPAGVTAGGVDLSGLTLADAQARLESAIGTKVDAKLTLGAAGRPWVLDPVADAKLKFDALTTAKRALRARQPGDVGLKLSHSKLAVRAWVASIAPKVAKAPRNATVKITLTHIYRKRAAHGRALNQKDVATQIDAALDDGTNAPRTLHTKLVRTSPQVNANDLAKLYGTVITVDKSHFKLRLFKNLKFSKSYMVAVGQPQYPTPSGLFHIQDKQVDPVWSVPNSPWAGELQGTTVEGGSAANPLKARWMGIVNGVGIHGTGEDYSIGSAASHGCIRMHVADVKDLFTRVPVGTPVLIK
- a CDS encoding alpha/beta fold hydrolase encodes the protein MIPTPDEVAHGAANAFDLLVRGGVADLRRTPAAVIDEQPQGTTYKYLVDEDAARRTRHLPVLLVPPLAAPPTCFDLRRGCSMAAHLLSLGHATYLVDYGSIAFSDRDLGLEHWVQDVLPRAIEQVSADNGGQPVQIVGWCLGGIMSLLALAARPDLPVNSIAAVASPFDFAELRLFAPIRGVANITNGFFATALYRALGGAPAPLVRIGFQLSTLDKYLTKPLAIATNLHDRDFLAQIEAVDDFIGNMNAYPGRTMGQLYHTFFRVNDLADGRLELGDHAIDLANVRVPVLAIAGDTDALAPQKAVHHVGTLLTGAPDVQLKAGPGGHLGILTGRAARRTTWRWIDEFFAASAERSPRGRGSGRELAQGLARTVA
- a CDS encoding alpha/beta fold hydrolase — translated: MREPLVEHDLALGGVRTRALELEGDGPPVVLLHGFADSADTWRRSLDLLARRGRRAVAVDLPGYGHADPLEPAGSVLDQYRAFARATIAYAYDQGNRDDNVIVAGNSLGGAIALKVAEDPDLPLRAIVPVAPAGLDMPRWFGIIERDPFVRALLAAPLPLPEVLVRTVVGEAYRALAFAKPRAAAAEVVSSFTNHTRTREAVANVLANGRRLLPELHVEGFDLDAIEVPILLIWGDKDRMVAHSGARHVIDAQPETEYVLLDGVGHCPQVEDPERFVAALEDFTMRQTAAST